ataatatctcataataattattaaaatttattaatttaattaattatattaaacttgttaaaaaattaattatttacaaaattaccttttaaattattgagacatatacttatttttttatccaattaaCTTCTACCTAAATAATGAATATGTGATTGGTAATCCATTAATTACAAAAGTCTTGTATAAagtaataacatttttatatagtcttttaaaatctaaaaCTTTTATAtgtcaaaataatatttcaaaattccaaatttccaatctaatacaccaattaatcagaGAGAAGGAAAAGATCTTAATTTGTAatgttaattactttttaaacaaaattgtaaaataatgaaTGGGAGATATACAAACAAATTTGGCAAAAGTTAGGGAATGAGGaggtaatattatattattattatgaatgtttactttgcatttattttcttaacgaGACTTTTCTCTCGCAAGTGGCACTTTCTTCTTCAAACtcgtaacattttttttcccctctcaatgaagaagaagaagaagcctcCACCTTCCCAATGACACCACCCTTtactctctccctctccctcttctCCATCCTCGCCGTCACCTCCGTACACGGCCTGGGCTCCGCTGCCACCACCGCCGTCACCTACGGCACCGCCACCGTGTGCGGCATCGTCGCTGGGGAGCCCCAGCACCGCATCCAGTGCTCCCGCAACGGCAGCCGCGTCGTTCCTCTCACCCTCCCCAACGCCTCCTTCGACGCCATCTCCGGCGGCCGGAGCTTCTTCTGCGGCCTCCGCTCCGGTGGCCGCAGCCTCCACTGCTGGGACACCGCCGCCACAACTGCCTCCTTCCGCCCAAAGAGAGTCTTCCACAGCGACGTGGTGCAGTTGGCTGACGTGGCAGTTGGCGACTCCCAGGTCTGCGCGAGAGAGGTGCAATCCGGTGTGGTACGGTGCTGGAGAGGAAGCGGTGGGGCCCAGTTCAGTTCCCCTTCGGAGAGTTTAAGGTTTCGGAGCATCACATGTGGCTGTGGTTTTTCATGTGGGATAGTAAAAGAGAGTGGAAGAGTTGTGTGTTGGGGTGATGATAAcgagggtgcaaatagaaaagGTAGTATTAGTGATGAGATTCACAGAGAGTTTAAGAATTTCACCATGTCAAGTTTGGTTGCTGGGGTGTCTCATGTGTGTGGTTTGACTCTTCACGGGGCTTTGGTTTGTAAAGGGAACAATGATTCTGGTCAACTAggatacaacaacaacaacaatggtgGTGTTTTTTTAACAACTTCTTTGGATCATTTTTCAGGTCTTGCTTTGGGAGAAGATTTCACGTGTGGAATTAGGACTAGGAACGGTGTTGTTGTGTGTTGGGGTGGTGGTTTTGATAGTAATGTGGTGAAAGGTGTTTCTTTTGAGTCACTTGTTGCTGGTTTGGATTACGTGTGTGGGTTAACAACTAGGAATTTGACAGTGGTGTGTTGGGGTAAAGGTAGGTTTTTTCATCATGTGCCTAGTGAGGTTCCATTGGGTGTGATTCTTCCAGGTCCATGTGTTGAAGGTGCTTGTAGTGGTTCTTGTGGTACATATCCTGATTCTGGTGCTCTTTGTCATGGCTCTGGGAGTATTTGTTACTCTTGTCAAACTGAGATCCCACTAGCTGTTCCATTGCTTccaccatcatcatcaacaacaacacaagCTGTTCCAAATCAAGAACAACCTTCTTCACGTGGagggaaaaacaaaaacttgaaggagtttttggttttttttattgttggatCAGTTGGTGCTTTTGTGGGGTTATGCACTATTCTCTATTTCATTTGGATTTGTGCAAGGAGGATTTTGTTGAGGAGAAAAGAAGTAGTAGTAGGAGGAGGTAATAATAATTCTGTGAAGCCTACTAGCTCAGAGAGTGATGCATATGTGGATATAATCCCCATGCCTAATTTTGGTTCCAATGGAACAACATTCAGAACATTTTCTAGCAAAAGTCGGGGATCAAGAAGATTGGGGAGGCATAGGAGTGGTTCATCGTCGAAGCGTGTGGACAGAACCGAGAGTTTCTCATTGTCTGAACTTGCAACAGCCACTGAAAACTTCTCATTGTGTAATAAAATAGGTGCTGGTAGCTTTGGAAGTGTTTACAAAGGCATGCTACGAGATGGTCGTGAAGTTGCAATTAAGAGAGGAGATAGTACTAGTACCATGAAGAAGAAATTTCAGGAGAAAGAGATTGCTTTTGATTCAGAATTGACCATGCTGTCACGGCTTCACCACAAGCACTTGGTGAGGCTAATTGGGTTCTGTGAGGAGAATGATGAGAGGCTCTTGGTCTATGAGTACATGAGCAATGGTTCACTTTATGACCACTTGCATGACAAGAACAATGTTGACAAGAGTAGCAGCATTTTGAATTCTTGGAGGATGAGGATCAAGATTGCATTGGATGCTGCTAGGGGAATTGAATACATTCACAACTATGCAGTTCCACCCATTATCCACAGGGACATCAAGTCCTCAAATATACTCTTGGATTCAAACTGGAATGCTAGAGTTTCTGACTTTGGATTGTCAAAAATTTGGCATGAGACTGAACAAGAATTGATGTCCACCACCAAAGCAGTTGGAACTGTTGGATACATAGACCCTGAGTACTATGTGTTGAATGTGTTAACCACAAAGAGTGATGTGTATGGTTTAGGAGTGGTGATGTTGGAGCTTCTCACAGGGAAAAGAGCAGTGTTCAAACCTGAAGATGGATCAGGCCCTATGGGGGTGGTGGAATACACAGGGCCAAAGATTGCATCAGGAGAGCTTTGGAGTGTGTTGGATTATAGAGTTGGTCATCCAGAAGTGAATGAGGTTGAGTCCATTCAAATCATGGCTTACACTGCTATGCATTGTGTGAACTTGGAGGGAAAAGAGAGGCCTGAAATGACTGACATTGTTGCTAACTTGGAGAGAGCATTGGCTTTCATTGAGGGCACCCCTACTAGCCTCTCCTTTGCTTCATTCTCTGCCCCTCTTGAATAAAATCTTATCCTCAAATTCACTCatgaaattctttcattttttttccttttcctaaaattattctttggATTGTACATGTATGAACTTTAGGTGaaaacacaagaatttctcaTCTGAGATAATGAGAAGAGCAAAAGAATTGATGGTCCATTTTGATTCTCAACAATTTTTGTTACAACCTCTAaggttttttagattttatgacTATTGACCATtgaaattatttgtaatttcctgctatataaaaaattggaaTGAAATAGCAGCACAATTTAAAACTTTGTTGCATAGTTAGCAATTGATTACATGATTTTGCTAGAATGTGAAGATGACTTAATAGTTCCGGGTGTTCAGTTAGAAATAATGATGAAGTGTATGTTTGaattaaagtttataaaaagtatataaaaatatttcaagtcTTGCTTTACCAAAATGAAGATTGCGGGCAAAAATTTAGTGCATGTTTAGGTATTCGTTGCAACCAGATGTTGGTGACAAAAGGAAATTTGTAAAAGAATctctattctttttttgttgtttagttTGTGGTGAATCATTGGATTTGATATCGGAATTCGTGCACAAGTTGGATTGGAAATTAAACATGCTCTTTTCtcttaaacatatttttgagtAATAATCAATCATGATTCTAAACTAATTTTACTCAAAGATACTTTTGAATCATCGCACGTGAAATCCAAACATATCCGTAGGTGTTACTTCACTAGTTTGACTTATTGAGTGAGGCCAGCTTATTTGTTTCTACTTAAACCGCCCAAAAGTACTAGCCATTCAGATTGGGTaacaattttgaataaatttaatttaacgaATGCTCGCCTCATCATTTTTTGCTTAATTTAATTCCTGGCCAAGTAGGCATGGGGCATGCAGAATTAATTAGTGTTAAGGTAAGTCAAATGCTGCCAATTTTGAGATCAAAACCGCGTTGGGACACATTGATTTAAGCCCGTTTTCAACGGATCCAGCGGCCTTCATGCTTATACGCAAGAGATGGTGATCTGTCCTAGATGATTGTAATTGGATTTGTTTCTTAAAGCATCTTGATAATGCATTActtaaataagttatttatataaataattattgtttaattcattcatatcaattaaataattattttttaattacaaaatttaatatgctTTTAGTTAAGCACTCACTTTAGTATTGAAGTAAAtttttgtgtaaattttttaaatctaagtGAATTATAGGATTCACAAAATTTAGATAAGTAATTCATTTAAGCAAGCTGTATTGTATATAGGCATTTCTTTGGTTGATATTAAATTGTGACAATTTAAGCTCCTTCCTCAAGGTAAGTTATAGCGTTGAAattaatattagaaaataattacttgtttttgaaagaatttttttaattcactcgatttatgtatttttttttttggaaaaatgtaaattatattaaatccaaAATGATATAACAATAAACGGGGCATACCCGCAgctagagaaaataaaaaatctccctaatacaagaaggGCTATATCAAGAtattaaaacaaatgcaacaggtgcgcttgtctatacataagaaacttaatatTGGTAATAACCTCTATtaataatcttcaaaaatcagcaTAGCCAGAGAacgtaattttccttgaacacctgatgtggatctgccACTAATTAAAGAGTTATTAATGCACTGTAAAGAAGTGAAACGTCTGCGGAAAGGAGCCAAATTACGAATGTGAATccaaacttggagagatttcctgcaagaaaagaacaaatgagcatttgactcagtctcatttgaacataaaagCAGAGGGAACCTTTGTTCAAAAAAAGCAActttgtcaagagtaagcagCCGACCACACAATGAAAGACATCTTAATGGGGGATTGATTGTTGGGTTCCATATAACAGAACACCAACTAAGGCTtgacacctctaatgtattcatagactttgcCAACAAACAATTGTTCATTGGTACTCCAAGATTGAATCTTCTTTTTAGCCTCTTCCGTACTTAGCTCTTTGGAGATAATAAAGTCTCGATTTATGTACTCATCTTGCTTATGGAAATTAAGAATatcctacaattttttttttgcaagattttCTTTAGAAGTTAAAGCTTGAATGATGGTTGATTCCGGTACTTAGAGTCACACATTTATCTAAGAATGATTGATTGAGATAGATAAATAGCAAACGTAGTTAGTGGACTCAAAAAGTGTTGTAGCATTAATTCTCCTTACTTGGTGTCGTAAACTTCCCCGCCATGGTTCCATTATCTATTGAATGGCCGAAAAGTCTGATTTTTGGctcctttctttctttgatcCATTACTTGTGAAACTAGAAGATGCTGTTACAACTTAATATACGATATTTATACAAATTTCCATTATTTTGGTTGTTTAAACCATGCTTATAACGGCATATATATGCCTCCAATAAGCtatagattttgaatttgaatacgCATCAATCTCAAAAACATGTAATGATATAATGttagttattaatttgttatttatttatttttttgtttgtggaaGGATTCAAAATTGCATTTGAGTGGCTTCCAAGAAAATTATATACCGAACTTCACTACTAGATCATCAAGAAAGAATTTTATTTCTGGCAGAAACTTCAACATACATGCAATTGCATTGCATACTATGTTCTCCCTCCTTAATTTAACCCATTTTACAACATGGCTCTTGCACCATCATGCGTGCAAGTTTGATATGATCCATATGGGAAGGAATCAAATGAAAAGCAAGTTTCTGAATAGATAAGCAAATTGCTTTTTAAACAACAAACCAGACTCCTAAAGCATTTCAACCCGATAAAAGCTAATTCAAAATTTACTTATCAATCTTGAATAGTGGCGCATTACCGTCAGTcccaaaaatgttttttttttttactgcatccCAATAATGTTATAACAACacaaattaagaatttaataaaaaaaaatagttattatattaGGATATGTTTGTTgatgtttataataattattttaaaaattatatactaaaagattgttttttattggttaataatataaaaatctttaccctgttataaaattaaactctacaaattaaatatttatgctAAGAATTAATACTCATAAAGAAATAcccaatttttttctaaaaaatgataaataataaatcttaAGTTGCACAGATTAGATAAAAGTTAAGAGAATGTGCATTGGAAGgttctaagaaaacaaaaaaagaacaaaacatggaaaaataaaaaaaaattaaagaaaaaaataatatcaaaataaaacttatgatGTGTTAAATAATACTACCTCTGgtcatgtatataaaaaataagttatagtgtaaaatatattacaacttgtttcttattaaaaaaaacttatttcttgTGTATTGGACCAAAGTATCAAAGTGCAGGTAACTTCTGTGTGAAtgtttaatgaataaaattaagttttttttttcaaaaaataataaatttagtcTTTCAAGCCTAACATAGTAGTGCTGCTGTTTTAGAGTATGAAATGCCGCTATTTTGATCGTATTACTATTGAAAATCACTtaaagtgtgtttggataggataatttaattaggtaatgtattttttacagggaattaaattctttttttattaaaaataattgtttggatattttagtaaaaggaattcaaaattttagaattttaaaaggaattttaattagttgaaagAATAGAATTTCAAACTATCTTCAAAAGAGTGAATTTGGAAATTCTGTGGACAGAGGCACATCTCACtcttgaacttctctttttctttgatttgtcttctctcttctctctttctcttgaaCCAAAATTCACGCTCTTGTAATCGAGTGAGTCAAGTGGGGGAACGAGTCTAACTCAATCTCCATGCACTGATCTCATAGCACAGTGAGCGAGCATAATGCTTGGGctgaggaagaaggaagaagaagcatggCAACACGGTCCACAGTGTTGCGTTTCCCAATGGACATAGACGCCCGCGAGGGCTCCAACCTGCTCTGGGGTGTCACTGTCACGCCGTTCGCTGCCACCAACGAGAACACCCGTGCTTTGTCGTACAACTCTGACGATGACCTCTTGCCCCAGTGAGAGAACTGTTGGGCCTACTTCAACACCTACTGCAAGCTCGAGCAGTGATCCTGGTCCTGGTCCTGGTCCTGCTCCCTCTGCGACAACCTCAATGGACTCTCCTACGACACCATCGACCACTACTCTCGCCCTCAATCCTGTGCCGAGATGATGTCCTCTTTCGTAGATCTCGAATTGCCTTC
The nucleotide sequence above comes from Glycine soja cultivar W05 chromosome 11, ASM419377v2, whole genome shotgun sequence. Encoded proteins:
- the LOC114374772 gene encoding putative serine/threonine-protein kinase-like protein CCR3; amino-acid sequence: MTPPFTLSLSLFSILAVTSVHGLGSAATTAVTYGTATVCGIVAGEPQHRIQCSRNGSRVVPLTLPNASFDAISGGRSFFCGLRSGGRSLHCWDTAATTASFRPKRVFHSDVVQLADVAVGDSQVCAREVQSGVVRCWRGSGGAQFSSPSESLRFRSITCGCGFSCGIVKESGRVVCWGDDNEGANRKGSISDEIHREFKNFTMSSLVAGVSHVCGLTLHGALVCKGNNDSGQLGYNNNNNGGVFLTTSLDHFSGLALGEDFTCGIRTRNGVVVCWGGGFDSNVVKGVSFESLVAGLDYVCGLTTRNLTVVCWGKGRFFHHVPSEVPLGVILPGPCVEGACSGSCGTYPDSGALCHGSGSICYSCQTEIPLAVPLLPPSSSTTTQAVPNQEQPSSRGGKNKNLKEFLVFFIVGSVGAFVGLCTILYFIWICARRILLRRKEVVVGGGNNNSVKPTSSESDAYVDIIPMPNFGSNGTTFRTFSSKSRGSRRLGRHRSGSSSKRVDRTESFSLSELATATENFSLCNKIGAGSFGSVYKGMLRDGREVAIKRGDSTSTMKKKFQEKEIAFDSELTMLSRLHHKHLVRLIGFCEENDERLLVYEYMSNGSLYDHLHDKNNVDKSSSILNSWRMRIKIALDAARGIEYIHNYAVPPIIHRDIKSSNILLDSNWNARVSDFGLSKIWHETEQELMSTTKAVGTVGYIDPEYYVLNVLTTKSDVYGLGVVMLELLTGKRAVFKPEDGSGPMGVVEYTGPKIASGELWSVLDYRVGHPEVNEVESIQIMAYTAMHCVNLEGKERPEMTDIVANLERALAFIEGTPTSLSFASFSAPLE